The Pseudoxanthomonas suwonensis sequence AGGGAGTTGAACAGGTGGTCGAGCGAGTCGACGCATTCCTGGATGTGGTTGATCCGCGACAGCCGCACCGGGTCCTTCTCGCCCAGGGTCAACGCCGACGAGAACAGGGTCAGCGCCGACAACGGCTGGCGCAGGTCGTGGCTGGCGGCGGCCAGGAACCTCGCGCGCGCCTGGTTGGCGGTCTCCAGGGCCGCGTTCTTGCGCTCGAGTTCCAGCGTCGCGCGTTCGATCTGCCGCTGCATGTAGCGGCTGGAGTCCTGCAGCGCCGCGACGGTGGCGTTGAACCCCTCCTGCAGCTGCCGCACCTCGTCCTTGCCGGTCACCGCGACCGGACGCAACACCCGGCCGCTCCCGCGCGGCGCGATCGCGCCGGCGAGTTCGATGATCGGCCTGCCGATCCTGCCCGCGGCGCGCCAGGCGATCGCCGTGGCCACCGAGAACAGCAACAGCAGCAGCGCGACGGAGGTGAACAGGCTGGAGCGTTGCGCCGCGGCGATCGGCCGGCGTTCGTTCTCGATCCGCAGCGTGCCGATGCGGCGTCCGTCCACGCCCGCGATTTCGGCCTGAGTCTGGTACGCGCTCCCGGCGCCGATCCCGCTGTCCGCCAGCACGGCGCCGTCCGCGTCCATGACGACGATGCGCGCCAGGCCGTGCCGCTGGCTCATGCCGGCCATCCGCAGGCGCAAGCGGTCGTGGTCGCCGCGCTCCAGCATCGTCGCCACGGCTACGGCGGCCTGTCCGGCAAGCGCCAGGTCGCCATCCTCTCCGATCCGCTGCAACTCCCGGTACTGCATCCCATGCATCACGGCGGCCAGCGACAGCCCCACGACGATCGCCGGCAGCAGCGCCAGCCGCGCCAGCGTGCGTACCAGCCCGCCACGGGTATCGCCCCGGCGCATGGGAAGAACCGGACATTCCGGCGAGCTCGAAGGCTCGCCGGGAACGATGGCGGACATGGGCGTGGCCCTTCCTTCGCGAGCAGGATGCGCATCCCCTGACAACCGGGGAAAACGCAGCTACTGCAACCGGCAGGCCACGCCGCCGCGCACGGCGGGCCACCGGGCGGCCGACCGGCAGCCGGCCCCACCCTTGCCAAGAGCCGTTTCAAGGCATTTGGCCGGATTTATCCGAAGTTGGTGCCGGGAGGCGCTTCAGCCGCCGGCAAGGCGGGAGCTGCCATGGGAGGCCCCGCCGACCGGCCGCGCAAGGACGCTTGTCTTGCGCCCGGTGCGGGGAGGCAAGGTGGACGGCGGACCGGTGCCGCCGCCCGGAAGGGACGCCCTGGAACCGGCCGCGCGATCCGGCCCGTCGCGGAGTCCTGGCCGCCGGACACCCTCTAGAGCACACCCGCTACGATTGAGGGCATGGCCGCATGCCCACCGATCCACCTGCCGGACCTGCCAGACGAAGTGGCCGGTGGCGCCCTCGTGGTCGCCTACAGCGGCGGCCTGGATTCGACCGTGCTGCTGCATGGTCTGGCCGCGCGGCCCGACCTGCACGCGCGCGGCTTGCGTGCGGTGCACGTCCACCATGGCCTGCAGGCGCAGGCCGACGCCTGGGCCGCGCATTGCCGGCGACAGGCCGCGGAACTGGGGATCGCCTTCGAAACTTTGCGTGTGAACATCGCGCGCGACGCCGGCCAAGGCCTGGAAGCAGCCGCACGCGAGGCGCGCTATGCGGCCCTGTCCGCAGTCCTGGCACCGGGCGACGTACTGGTCACCGCGCACCATCTGGACGACCAGGCCGAGACCTTCCTGCTGCGCGCGCTGCGTGCCTCCGGTCCCGAAGGCCTGGGTTCGATGCGGCCGCTGCGCCCGCTGGGACAGGCCTGGCAGTGGCGTCCGTTGCTGTCGCAGCCGCGCGAGGCGCTGCTCGCCCATGCGCAAGCGCACGGCCTGTCCTGGATCGAGGATCCCAGCAACGCCCTGCCCGACCCGGACCGCAACTTCCTGCGCCTGCAGGTGCTGCCGCTGCTGCGGACACGCTGGCCGCACGCATCCACCTCGCTGGCGCGCAGCGCCGCGCTGTGCGCGCAAACCGACGCGTTGCTGGCGCAGGAGGACAAGGCGCTGCTGCGCATCCACACCGGCGACGATGCGCGCACGCTGCGCGTGCCGGCGCTGAAGGCCCTGCCGGCCGAGCGGCGCGCACGCCTGCTGCGGCACTGGATCCGTGCACTCGACCTGCCGCCGCTGCCTGCGCGCGGAGTGGAGCGGATCGAACACATCCTGCTCGGCGCGCGCGAAGACGCCCGCGCGACCTTCGCCTGGGCCGGGGCACGGGTGCTGCGCTGGCGCGACTTCCTCCACGCCGACCGCGTGCGCGAGCCGTTGCCGGCGCAATGGAGCGCGCAATGGGATGGCCATCAACCGCTGCCGTTGCCCGACGGAGGACAGCTGCTGCTGCGCGATGGCGAGGGTGGCGCCACGACCGGGTTCGATGCCCCGCTGCGCGTCCACGCCCGCCAGGGCGGCGAGCGCATCGTCCTGCCCGGACGCGCGCACTCGCGCCCGCTCAAGCACCTGCTGCAGGAACGCGGCGTGCCACCCTGGCGACGCGCGCACCTGCCGCTGCTGTCGGATGCCACCGGCCGCCTGCTGGCGGCCGGCGACGTGGTC is a genomic window containing:
- the tilS gene encoding tRNA lysidine(34) synthetase TilS, which translates into the protein MAACPPIHLPDLPDEVAGGALVVAYSGGLDSTVLLHGLAARPDLHARGLRAVHVHHGLQAQADAWAAHCRRQAAELGIAFETLRVNIARDAGQGLEAAAREARYAALSAVLAPGDVLVTAHHLDDQAETFLLRALRASGPEGLGSMRPLRPLGQAWQWRPLLSQPREALLAHAQAHGLSWIEDPSNALPDPDRNFLRLQVLPLLRTRWPHASTSLARSAALCAQTDALLAQEDKALLRIHTGDDARTLRVPALKALPAERRARLLRHWIRALDLPPLPARGVERIEHILLGAREDARATFAWAGARVLRWRDFLHADRVREPLPAQWSAQWDGHQPLPLPDGGQLLLRDGEGGATTGFDAPLRVHARQGGERIVLPGRAHSRPLKHLLQERGVPPWRRAHLPLLSDATGRLLAAGDVVWGDGLAQWLHARGWHLAWHPPAEKGSAEKGSGSFSACGK